The Stenotrophomonas maltophilia sequence GGCCCCGGTCGATGCGCTGGATGAGATCAAGCTGTCGGCGAACTGGATGGCCGCTGCCGGCCACCCGGGCGAAGACGCGCTGCTGTACGACGCGGTGAAGGCGGTGGGCATGGAACTGTGCCCGCAGCTGGACATCAGCATCCCGGTGGGCAAGGACTCGCTGTCGATGCAGGCGCAGTGGCACGACCAGGGCGAAGCGCACAAGAGCGTGTCGCCGGTGTCGCTGGTGATCTCCGCGTTCGCGCCGGTGGCCGACGTGCGCCAGCAGCTGACCCCGCTGCTCGACCGCGACGTCGAAAGCGAGCTGTGGCTGATCGGCCTCGGCGCTGGCAAGCAGCGCCTGGGCGGTTCGATCCTGGCCCAGGTGCATGCCGACCACGGTGACCTGCCGGCGTTCGCCGGTGCTGCCCCGGATCTGGACGACCCGCAGCGCCTGCGCGGTTTCTTCGAACTGATCCGCGATGCGCGCCAGGCCGGCCTGCTGCTGGCCTACCACGACCGCAGCGACGGCGGTGCCTTCGCCGCGCTGTGCGAAATGGCCTTCACTTCACGCCTGGGGCTGGATATCACCCTCGACGCCTGGGGCGACGATCCGTTCCGCAGCCTGTTCAACGAAGAACTGGGCGCGGTGGTGCAGATCGCGCGCGAAGACCGCGCGGCATTTGCCGACCTGGTCGAGCGCCATGCACTGACCGAGTGCGCGCAGCGCATCGCCAAGCCGACCACCGCACCGGTGGTGCGCGTGTCGCTGGCTGGCGAGAACCTGGCCGAATGGCGCTGGGAAACGCTGTTCGACGCCTGGTGGTCGGTCACCCACGCCATGCAGAAGCGCCGCGACAACCCGGCCAACGCCGATGCCGAGCGTGAGATCGCCCGTGCCTTCAACGCACCGGGCCTGAAGCCCAGGCTCAGCTTCGACATCAATGAAGACGTGGCCGCCCCGTTCATCAGCACCGGTGCGCGTCCGCGCGTGGCCGTGCTGCGCGAGCAGGGCGTCAACGGCCAGATCGAAATGGCGAACATCTTCGAACGTGCCGGCTTCCGCCCCTTCGATGTGCACATGAGCGACCTGATCGAAGGCCGCGTCGCCCTGCAGGACTTCACCGGCCTGGTCGCCTGCGGCGGCTTCAGTTACGGCGACGTGCTTGGCGCTGGCCGTGGCTGGGCCACTTCGATCCTGGAGCGCAGTGCGCTGCGTGATGCCTTCGCCGCGTTCTTCGCGCGCGAGGACAGCTTCGCCCTGGGCGTGTGCAACGGCTGCCAGATGATGAGCCAGCTGAAGGACATCATTCCCGGTGCCGAACACTGGCCGCAGTTCCGCCGCAACGCCAGCGAGCAGTTCGAAGCCCGTACCGCGCTGCTGGAAGTGGTGGAATCTCCATCGATCCTGCTGCGTGGCATGGCCGGTTCGCGCCTGCAGGTGGCAGTGGCGCATGGTGAAGGCCAGGCGGTGTTCGACAACGCGGTCGACCAGGCCGCGGCCCGTGTTTCGCTGCGCTACATCGATGGCCACGGCAACGTTGCCAGCCAGTACCCGCTGAATCCGAACGGTTCGCCGGACGGCATCACCGGCCTGACCAGCAGCGACGGCCGCGTGACCATCATGATGCCGCACCCGGAACGCACCCCGCGCGCGCTCAACATGAGCTGGGCCCCGGCCGAGTGGCAGGGTGATTCGCCGTGGATGCGCATGTTCCGCAACGCGCGGGTGTGGTGCGGCTGATCGCACCACATCGCGCAGGCATCAATGCCACCGCGTATGGAAAAGCCCGCCGTTGATCGGCGGGTTTTTTCTTTGCGCGCGTGAAAATCCTGATGTGCCCGCTAGTTACATGGATTTTCAGGCGACAAAGTATCGTCACGCGTCGCTAACAAAATCATTTTATAAACAGGCGAAAGAGTGAACTGCTTCACGGCAATAGGATTTGTCGTGTCAAAGTCTTGACGATCTGCAAAGTTGCCGTTAACACTTGAACCCCGTTTCAGAATCATTCATTTCGCAGTAACCGGTTGGCGCACGCGCTCGGTTTTCTGTCGCTGCGCGCCGTTCGGCAATACCCCGCAGTAAATCACGCGAATAAGCGCCCCCAGGGGACGTTGGGCCGGAAAGCCCAGCGGTGGCGTTGCTTTGCCCAAAACCAGTCCAATCAGGAGCCGTACCGATGAATCGGATTTATCGCAAGGTCTGGAACAAAGCATTGGGTCAGTTGGTGGTGGCCTCGGAACTGGCTTTCTCCGACAGCAGCAGCGGTGGGGTCGTCGACCAGCGCCGCGATGCGACACAGGCCACGCCCGCACTGCTGGCGGTGGCACTGGGCCTGGTATTGGGATTGGGCATGAGTGGCTCTGCCACCGCACAGTCGGTGCAGATCGGCGGTAGCGCCACCTGCGTGGCATTCAGCGGCAAGCTGCTCGAAAAGTGCCTGATCGAAGGTTCGGCCACGGCCAAGGGCAGCAACGCGGTGGCGATCGGCAGCAACAGCAGTGCCAGTGCGGCCAACAGCGTGGCGCTGGGCGCGGGATCCAAGGCCACGCGCGCCAACACCGTCTCCGTCGGTGATGCCGGCAAGGAACGGCAGGTCACCAATGTCGCCGCAGGCACGCAGGCGACCGACGCAGTGAACAAGGCGCAGCTGGATGCGCAGGCGCGCGCCACGCAGGCCGCGCTGGCCAACGTTGCCGCAGACGGCAACCGCTATTTCAAGGCCGACGGCGCAGGCGATGACAGCGACGCGGCGAAGATCCAGGGCGAGGGCGCACTGGCTGCCGGTGCCGGTGCGCAGTCGCTGGCCAACGCCACCACCGCCATCGGTACCCAGGCCATTGCCGCAGGCATCGGCGCCAGCGCGTTCGGCCAGGGCGCGTTGGCGATCGGTGATGCCAGCGTAGTGGTCGGGCAGAGCGCAGCAGCCTTCGGCCTTGGCGATACCGCCGTCGGTGCCAGCGCATATGCCGCCAGCGAAAACGGTGCAGCAACGGCACTGGGTGCACTGTCCGAAGCCACCGCTGATGGTGCGACCGCCGTCGGTGGCGGTGCTGTGGCGATGGGCCCCGGCAGTACCGCATTGGGCCGCGGCGCCACCGCGGCCAACGAAGCCTCGATTGCAGTCGGTGCGTTCAGCACGGCCGTCGGTGAATACAGCACCGCGCTGGGCTCCAATTCGGCCGCGGTAGCCACCGGCAGCGTGGCGCTGGGCGCCGGGTCGCTGGCCGACCGTGTCGATACCGTGTCCGTCGGTGCCGCCGAATACGGCCTGACCCGCCAGATCACCAGCGTTGCCGCCGGCACCGAGGATACCGATGCGGTCAATGTTGGCCAGTTGAAGGGCGTTGCAGCGGTGGCCGATGCCACCGCCAAGCGCTTCCAGGCCACCGGCAGCAGCAACGGCGATGCCGGTGCTCTGGCAGAGGGTGATGACGCATTGGCTGCCGGCGAGGCCGCCAACGCCATCGGCACCGGCACCACGGCGGTCGGTGCCGGTGCCACCGCCGTTGCGCAGAACGCGACCGCGGTGGGCAACAACGCGCTGGCCTCGGGCCAGAACAGCGCAGCGTTCGGCAACAACGCGCAGGCCAATGGCCCGGGTAGCGTGGCCGTCGGTGGCGCTGCGGTGGACGCCAACGGCAACCCGCTGATCACCAGTGGTGGCGTGCCGGTGGTCACCGGCGCCACCAGCGCCGGCGTGGGTGGCACGGCGGTCGGCGCAAGTGCCGATGCCAGCGGCTTTGCCGCATCGTCCTATGGCGTGGGGGCCTATGCGTCCGGCGCGCAGGCGTCGGCGTTCGGCGCGGTCTCCAATGCCATCGGCGATTACTCCACGGCACTGGGTACGCAGAGCAATGCCACGGGCACCAGCAGCGTCGCCATCGGTGGCCCGGCCGATCTGGTTCCGGGCATGGGCTTCTTCGTTCAGACCCAGGCCAGCGGCGAAGCCGCGATTGCGGTGGGTGCCGGCGCCATCGCCAGCGGCGACCGCGCGGTGGCCAACGGCACCCTCAGCGAAGCCTCCGGCATCGAAGCCACCGCGGTGGGCTACTTCGCCTATGCACCGGGCGAGAACGCCAGCGCGCTGGGTGCGCAGACCTGGGCTGTCGGCAAGGACAGCACCGCCATCGGCTACTACGCTACCGCTGGCGCCGAGAACAGTGTTGCACTGGGTGCCTACTCCGGGTCCAACCGCGCCAACACGGTTGCCGTGGGTACCAATGGCAACGAGCGGCAGATCGTCAGCGTGGCCGCGGGCACCCAGGCCACCGATGCGGTGAACAAGGCGCAGCTGGATGCGGTGGCCAGCACCGCCGACAGCACCGCGCGCTTCTTCCAGGCCCAGCCGGAAGCCGGCAGCGATGCCGGTGCGCTGGCCGAGGGCGAGGGTGCCATCGCCGCTGGTTCGTCGAGCAATGCGATCGGTGCCGGTGCGGTCGCGCATGGCGCGGCCGCCTCGGCAATCGGCGATGACAGCGTGGCGGTGGGCCGCAACAGCACGGCCACCGGCAATGGCGGTGTCGCCATTGGTGGCCTGGGCCAGGCCTACGACGAGTTCAACCAGCCCATCATCGGTGCCGATGGCAAGGCGCAGCAGGTGGGCACCACGGCCGTGGCCGATGCCACGGCGGTCGGCAGCGCTGCGCAGGCCACCGGCGCTGCCAGCAGCGCCTTCGGCAATGCGGCCAAGGCCAGCGGTGACAACAGCTTCGCCGCCGGCGGCAAGTCACGCGCGACCGGCGCGTATGCGGTGGCGGTGGGTGACAGTGCGTTCGCCAGCAGCGATGACAGCACCGCAGTAGGCGGCTACAGCTGGGCCACCGCCAGCGGCGCCAGCGCCTTTGGTTCCGGTGCGTGGGCCACCGCCACCAACGCCTCGGCGTTCGGCAACGCGGCGTGGGCCAGCGGGGCTGGCGCCACGTCGATCGGCTACAACAGCTGGGCCAACGGAACCAGCGCCACCGCAGTTGGCCGCGGCGCCTTCGGCTATGGCGACAACAGCGTGGCGCTCGGCTTCCAGGCGCTGGGCAACAGCATCAACAGCATCGCCATCGGCACCAACACGGTGGCCGGCGGCGAAAGTGCGATCGCGCTGGGTGCGGGCAGCAATGCCAGTGCCAGCAATGCCGTCGCACTCGGCGCGGGCTCGGTCGCCAACCGCGCACGCACGGTGTCGGTGGGCAGCAGCGGCAACGAGCGCCAGGTCACCAACGTCGCCGCCGGTACCCAGGCCAACGATGCGGTGAACAAGGCACAGCTGGATGCGGTGGCAAGCACCGCCACAACCACCAGCCGCTTCTTCCAGGCCAGCGGCAACGGCGACGATGTGGCGGGTGCGCTGGTGGAGGGCGACAACGCGCTGGCCGCCGGTGACGCGGCCAACGCCATCGGCGATGGCGCCACCGCGCTCGGCAGCGGTGCCAATGCGCTGGCCGGAAACGCGCAGGCGATCGGCTTCAACGCGCTGGCGACCGCCGCCAATGCCAGTGCCGTAGGCGCCAACGCACAGGCCACCGCCGAATACGCCACCGCGCAGGGTGCGGAAAGCGAAGCCAGCGGTGAGCAGAGTGCGGCATTCGGCGCGGCCAGCATCGCCAGCGGCGCGGGCAGCACCGCCAGCGGTGCCCTGTCCGAAGCGTCCGGCGAAGAAGCCGTAGCCGTGGGCTACTTCAGCAACGCCAGTGGCAGCGGCGCCACCGCGGTCGGCAGCGAGAGCGTGGCCAGCGGCACGGCCGCGGCAGCGTTCGGTATCGGTGCCGAAGCCACCGGTGGCTACAGCACCGCCATCGGCGGCTATGCACAGGCCTCGGCCTTCAATGCCACCGCCTTTGGCAACTTCGCCAACGCCTCGGGTTCCAACAGCGTGGCGCTGGGCGGTGATTCGCAAGCGTCCGGTGCTTACAGTACCGCCACCGGCCAGGGCAGCCTGGCCACCGGCACCAACAGCGTCGCCGTCGGTGGTTCGCTGTTCGGCACCCTGGCCACCGAGGCCTCGGGCAACTACTCCACGGCGGTGGGTGGTGGCGCCTGGTCGGGAGGTATCAACAGCACCGCGCTGGGCAACGCGGCGGAATCGCGCGCGGCCAACAGCGTGGCGCTCGGTGCGGATTCGATTGCGGACCGCGACAA is a genomic window containing:
- a CDS encoding ESPR-type extended signal peptide-containing protein — translated: MNRIYRKVWNKALGQLVVASELAFSDSSSGGVVDQRRDATQATPALLAVALGLVLGLGMSGSATAQSVQIGGSATCVAFSGKLLEKCLIEGSATAKGSNAVAIGSNSSASAANSVALGAGSKATRANTVSVGDAGKERQVTNVAAGTQATDAVNKAQLDAQARATQAALANVAADGNRYFKADGAGDDSDAAKIQGEGALAAGAGAQSLANATTAIGTQAIAAGIGASAFGQGALAIGDASVVVGQSAAAFGLGDTAVGASAYAASENGAATALGALSEATADGATAVGGGAVAMGPGSTALGRGATAANEASIAVGAFSTAVGEYSTALGSNSAAVATGSVALGAGSLADRVDTVSVGAAEYGLTRQITSVAAGTEDTDAVNVGQLKGVAAVADATAKRFQATGSSNGDAGALAEGDDALAAGEAANAIGTGTTAVGAGATAVAQNATAVGNNALASGQNSAAFGNNAQANGPGSVAVGGAAVDANGNPLITSGGVPVVTGATSAGVGGTAVGASADASGFAASSYGVGAYASGAQASAFGAVSNAIGDYSTALGTQSNATGTSSVAIGGPADLVPGMGFFVQTQASGEAAIAVGAGAIASGDRAVANGTLSEASGIEATAVGYFAYAPGENASALGAQTWAVGKDSTAIGYYATAGAENSVALGAYSGSNRANTVAVGTNGNERQIVSVAAGTQATDAVNKAQLDAVASTADSTARFFQAQPEAGSDAGALAEGEGAIAAGSSSNAIGAGAVAHGAAASAIGDDSVAVGRNSTATGNGGVAIGGLGQAYDEFNQPIIGADGKAQQVGTTAVADATAVGSAAQATGAASSAFGNAAKASGDNSFAAGGKSRATGAYAVAVGDSAFASSDDSTAVGGYSWATASGASAFGSGAWATATNASAFGNAAWASGAGATSIGYNSWANGTSATAVGRGAFGYGDNSVALGFQALGNSINSIAIGTNTVAGGESAIALGAGSNASASNAVALGAGSVANRARTVSVGSSGNERQVTNVAAGTQANDAVNKAQLDAVASTATTTSRFFQASGNGDDVAGALVEGDNALAAGDAANAIGDGATALGSGANALAGNAQAIGFNALATAANASAVGANAQATAEYATAQGAESEASGEQSAAFGAASIASGAGSTASGALSEASGEEAVAVGYFSNASGSGATAVGSESVASGTAAAAFGIGAEATGGYSTAIGGYAQASAFNATAFGNFANASGSNSVALGGDSQASGAYSTATGQGSLATGTNSVAVGGSLFGTLATEASGNYSTAVGGGAWSGGINSTALGNAAESRAANSVALGADSIADRDNTVSVGGGGNTRQITNVADGTQGNDAVNKNQLDAVAAAAEKTSRQFQASGNADGETGALVEGDNALAAGDAANAIGNGATALGSGANALAANATAVGIDALATGNNAAALGSTAQATGEDSLALGSGASASEVGTSAVGARAQASGVYSTANGTESNASGAQSVASGFRSAASADGTTAVGGYAEATGRLGTALGYGSAASGANTTAVGFGAAAAGTGAVAVGQSSEASGAESVAIGGSTFFGLIPSRASGTGAAAFGAGAWATEDYATAIGWNAWSAGTNATALGANATANGSNSVALGAGSKADRDNTVAVGKAGSERQVTNVAAGTEATDAVNKGQLDAVASVADKTSRQFQASGNADGEAGALVDGENALAAGNAANAIGNGATALGSGANAMAANATAVGFDALATGSNAAALGNAAQASGVDSVALGSGASASETGASATGAGAQAKGPYSTANGAQATATGTQAQASGFRASASADGASAIGSYADASGRLGTAVGYGSKATAANATAVGVSATASAAGSVALGSGSVADRANTVSVGSTTSDRQITRVAAGTERTDAVNRGQLDAVAATADGTARYVKASGTGTASASGSDAAALGSGASASGARSNALGANAAAIGNGALALGSSAGASGANSVALGAGSRALDANVVSVGGGNGSDGPATRRIVNVADGRIAAGSSDAVTGSQLNVTNQRVGAVETRVGDFDSRIATVETTAASAVGYDDASRDRLTLSGFQGTTIDNVGAGSIAAGSRQAINGGQLFQSLSDAASFLGGGASVGMQGVFVAPNYVIQGATYSNVGDALGALDRKVSEIDRRTAGGTRSGTASLRSMSASLDESALASVAEAPTAADAAPASTARVQGTPTAAAAGAGIPVGTPASGLNAVAMGDGAVASGAASTAVGQGASATAANAVALGQGSVADRANTVSVGSEGNERQVTNVAAGTTATDAVNKGQLDRGMATANSYTDSRVQAVADSFDVFKGEVDGRLRHMDRRIDRQGAMSAAMLNMATSAAGIRTQNRVGVGIGFQGGESALSLGYQRAISDRATVTVGGAFSSDDSSVGVGAGFGW